A section of the Gasterosteus aculeatus chromosome 10, fGasAcu3.hap1.1, whole genome shotgun sequence genome encodes:
- the LOC120826820 gene encoding lamin-A isoform X1 has translation MRPTFLLPSHSFLYGHPQMDLHTAQSKTDRCWRPKRRNKKTNTEKSTRAEILTSSGQHLKDRIAMATPKNTPRGGSTPLSPNRITRLQEKDDLCNLNDRLAVYIDKVRSLESENAGLRLRITESETEVSRELTGLKAAYEAELADARQTLDAVAKERARLQLELGKTREDYKELKARNTKKESDLAAALQRLKDLEALLNSKDASLTTALGEKRSLDVENRDLKAQVAKLDTSLADAKKQLQDEMLRRVDGENRIQTLKEELEFSRNLHSEELRETKRRHESRVVEMDNGHLQDFESKLAEALTDMRSQHELQIKMYKEEIEKTYNSKLENARQSADRSSHLVGEAHEELQQTRIRLESMSSQLSQLQKQLAAREAKLRDLEDALSRERDTTRHLLGEKDREMAEMRQRMQQQLDEYQELLDVKLALDMEICAYRKLLEGEEQRLRLSPSPPPAKMAGSRSSTSGVQSRSVHYGGQSTPAKRRRPNDTDSEASSIAGGAVARTRIAQQASASGRVTVDEVDMDGKYVKLSNKSDEDQNMGNWQVKRQVGSGAPIIFKFPVKFTLKGGQRVTIWASGAGGTHSPPSDLVWKTQPSWGTGDQFQTTLISANGEEMAMRKVTRTQFEEEEDDMQVAHSTCGDGEYNLRSRTVVCGSCGLLSDKPGGNCSVSSASRSFRSGGISEGLLPHSYVFSSSTPRKTGARMEKCPIM, from the exons ATGAGGCCAACCTTTCTCCTCCCATCTCATTCTTTCCTATATGGGCACCCGCAGATGGATTTGCACACAGCTCAGTCAAAGACCGATCGGTGCTGGAGACCTAAGAGgaggaacaaaaagacaaatacagAGAAGTCTACAAGAGCAGAGATTTTAACTTCTTCTGGCCAGCACTTAAAAG ATAGAATTGCAATGGCGACACCCAAAAACACTCCCCGAGGTGGCAGCACGCCGCTGTCGCCCAACCGCATCACGCGGCTCCAGGAGAAGGACGACCTGTGCAACCTCAACGACCGCCTGGCCGTCTACATCGACAAGGTCCGGTCCCTGGAGAGCGAGAACGCCGGCCTGCGTCTGCGCATCACCGAGTCGGAGACCGAGGTCAGCCGCGAGCTGACGGGCCTGAAGGCCGCCTACGAGGCCGAGCTGGCCGACGCCCGGCAGACTCTGGACGCCGTGGCCAAAGAGCGAGCGCGTCTGCAGCTGGAGCTGGGCAAGACGCGGGAGGACTACAAGGAGCTGAAGGCGAG GAACACCAAAAAGGAGTCTGATTTGGCCGCAGCGCTGCAGAGGCTCAAAGACCTGGAGGCTCTGCTGAACTCCAAGGATGCGTCGCTGACGACGGCTCTGGGCGAGAAACGAAGCCTCGACGTGGAGAACAGGGACCTGAAGGCGCAGGTCGCCAAG CTGGATACCAGTTTGGCCGATGCCAAAAAGCAGCTGCAAGACGAGATGCTGAGGAGGGTGGACGGAGAGAATCGCATCCAGACCCTCAAGGAGGAGCTGGAGTTTTCGAGGAACCTCCACTCTGAG GAACTGCGGGAGACCAAGCGGCGTCACGAGTCTCGTGTGGTTGAGATGGACAACGGCCACCTGCAGGACTTTGAAAGTAAGCTGGCCGAGGCGCTGACGGATATGCGGAGCCAACACGAACTGCAGATCAAAATGTACAAAGAGGAGATTGAGAAGACCTACAACTCAAAG CTGGAAAATGCTCGTCAGTCCGCGGACAGAAGCAGCCACCTGGTCGGGGAAGCAcacgaggagctgcagcagactcGGATCCGCCTGGAGTCCATGTCCAGTCAGCTCAGCCAGCTGCAGAAACAG CTGGCGGCCCGCGAGGCGAAGCTCAGGGACCTGGAGGATGCCCTGTCTCGGGAGCGAGACACCACCCGCCACCTGCTGGGGGAGAAAGACAGGGAGATGGCCGAGATGAGGCAGCGAATGCAACAGCAGCTGGATGAGTACCAGGAGCTCCTGGACGTCAAGCTGGCTCTGGATATGGAGATATGTGCGtacaggaagctgctggagggagaggagcagag GCTGCGTCTCTCCCCCAGCCCTCCGCCCGCCAAAATGGCGGGGAGTCGCTCGTCGACCTCAGGGGTCCAGTCTCGCTCGGTCCACTACGGCGGTCAAAGCACTCCAGCAAAGAGGCGCCGCCCCAACGACACCGACAGCGAGGCCTCGAGCATCGCAGGCGGAGCCGTCGCTCGCACTCGCATCGCCCAGCAGGCCTCGGCCAGCGGGCGGGTCACCGTGGACGAGGTGGACATGGACGGGAAATACGTCAAACTCAGCAACAAATCGGACGAG GATCAGAATATGGGGAATTGGCAGGTGAAGCGACAGGTGGGGTCCGGAGCTCCGATCATCTTCAAGTTCCCCGTAAAATTCACCCTGAAAGGCGGCCAGAGGGTCACG ATCTGGGCATCTGGTGCTGGTGGAACCCACAGTCCTCCCTCTGACCTGGTGTGGAAGACTCAGCCCTCCTGGGGCACCGGAGACCAGTTCCAGACCACCCTGATCAGCGCCAACGGAGAG GAAATGGCAATGAGGAAGGTCACTCGCACACagtttgaagaagaagaggacgacATG CAGGTGGCTCACAGCACCTGTGGAGACGGGGAGTACAACCTGCGCAGCCGGACGGTGGTCTGCGGCTCCTGCGGACTTCTTTCCGATAAACCTGGGGGCAACTGCTCCGTGAGCTCGGCCTCCCGCTCCTTCCGCAGCGGAGGGATCTCTGAGGGTCTACTGCCTCACTCCTACGTGTTCAGCTCCAGCACCCCTCGCAAG ACGGGAGCCAGAATGGAGAAGTGTCCAATTATGTGA
- the LOC120826820 gene encoding lamin-A isoform X2 — MRPTFLLPSHSFLYGHPQMDLHTAQSKTDRCWRPKRRNKKTNTEKSTRAEILTSSGQHLKDRIAMATPKNTPRGGSTPLSPNRITRLQEKDDLCNLNDRLAVYIDKVRSLESENAGLRLRITESETEVSRELTGLKAAYEAELADARQTLDAVAKERARLQLELGKTREDYKELKARNTKKESDLAAALQRLKDLEALLNSKDASLTTALGEKRSLDVENRDLKAQVAKLDTSLADAKKQLQDEMLRRVDGENRIQTLKEELEFSRNLHSEELRETKRRHESRVVEMDNGHLQDFESKLAEALTDMRSQHELQIKMYKEEIEKTYNSKLENARQSADRSSHLVGEAHEELQQTRIRLESMSSQLSQLQKQLAAREAKLRDLEDALSRERDTTRHLLGEKDREMAEMRQRMQQQLDEYQELLDVKLALDMEICAYRKLLEGEEQRLRLSPSPPPAKMAGSRSSTSGVQSRSVHYGGQSTPAKRRRPNDTDSEASSIAGGAVARTRIAQQASASGRVTVDEVDMDGKYVKLSNKSDEDQNMGNWQVKRQVGSGAPIIFKFPVKFTLKGGQRVTIWASGAGGTHSPPSDLVWKTQPSWGTGDQFQTTLISANGEEMAMRKVTRTQFEEEEDDMVAHSTCGDGEYNLRSRTVVCGSCGLLSDKPGGNCSVSSASRSFRSGGISEGLLPHSYVFSSSTPRKTGARMEKCPIM; from the exons ATGAGGCCAACCTTTCTCCTCCCATCTCATTCTTTCCTATATGGGCACCCGCAGATGGATTTGCACACAGCTCAGTCAAAGACCGATCGGTGCTGGAGACCTAAGAGgaggaacaaaaagacaaatacagAGAAGTCTACAAGAGCAGAGATTTTAACTTCTTCTGGCCAGCACTTAAAAG ATAGAATTGCAATGGCGACACCCAAAAACACTCCCCGAGGTGGCAGCACGCCGCTGTCGCCCAACCGCATCACGCGGCTCCAGGAGAAGGACGACCTGTGCAACCTCAACGACCGCCTGGCCGTCTACATCGACAAGGTCCGGTCCCTGGAGAGCGAGAACGCCGGCCTGCGTCTGCGCATCACCGAGTCGGAGACCGAGGTCAGCCGCGAGCTGACGGGCCTGAAGGCCGCCTACGAGGCCGAGCTGGCCGACGCCCGGCAGACTCTGGACGCCGTGGCCAAAGAGCGAGCGCGTCTGCAGCTGGAGCTGGGCAAGACGCGGGAGGACTACAAGGAGCTGAAGGCGAG GAACACCAAAAAGGAGTCTGATTTGGCCGCAGCGCTGCAGAGGCTCAAAGACCTGGAGGCTCTGCTGAACTCCAAGGATGCGTCGCTGACGACGGCTCTGGGCGAGAAACGAAGCCTCGACGTGGAGAACAGGGACCTGAAGGCGCAGGTCGCCAAG CTGGATACCAGTTTGGCCGATGCCAAAAAGCAGCTGCAAGACGAGATGCTGAGGAGGGTGGACGGAGAGAATCGCATCCAGACCCTCAAGGAGGAGCTGGAGTTTTCGAGGAACCTCCACTCTGAG GAACTGCGGGAGACCAAGCGGCGTCACGAGTCTCGTGTGGTTGAGATGGACAACGGCCACCTGCAGGACTTTGAAAGTAAGCTGGCCGAGGCGCTGACGGATATGCGGAGCCAACACGAACTGCAGATCAAAATGTACAAAGAGGAGATTGAGAAGACCTACAACTCAAAG CTGGAAAATGCTCGTCAGTCCGCGGACAGAAGCAGCCACCTGGTCGGGGAAGCAcacgaggagctgcagcagactcGGATCCGCCTGGAGTCCATGTCCAGTCAGCTCAGCCAGCTGCAGAAACAG CTGGCGGCCCGCGAGGCGAAGCTCAGGGACCTGGAGGATGCCCTGTCTCGGGAGCGAGACACCACCCGCCACCTGCTGGGGGAGAAAGACAGGGAGATGGCCGAGATGAGGCAGCGAATGCAACAGCAGCTGGATGAGTACCAGGAGCTCCTGGACGTCAAGCTGGCTCTGGATATGGAGATATGTGCGtacaggaagctgctggagggagaggagcagag GCTGCGTCTCTCCCCCAGCCCTCCGCCCGCCAAAATGGCGGGGAGTCGCTCGTCGACCTCAGGGGTCCAGTCTCGCTCGGTCCACTACGGCGGTCAAAGCACTCCAGCAAAGAGGCGCCGCCCCAACGACACCGACAGCGAGGCCTCGAGCATCGCAGGCGGAGCCGTCGCTCGCACTCGCATCGCCCAGCAGGCCTCGGCCAGCGGGCGGGTCACCGTGGACGAGGTGGACATGGACGGGAAATACGTCAAACTCAGCAACAAATCGGACGAG GATCAGAATATGGGGAATTGGCAGGTGAAGCGACAGGTGGGGTCCGGAGCTCCGATCATCTTCAAGTTCCCCGTAAAATTCACCCTGAAAGGCGGCCAGAGGGTCACG ATCTGGGCATCTGGTGCTGGTGGAACCCACAGTCCTCCCTCTGACCTGGTGTGGAAGACTCAGCCCTCCTGGGGCACCGGAGACCAGTTCCAGACCACCCTGATCAGCGCCAACGGAGAG GAAATGGCAATGAGGAAGGTCACTCGCACACagtttgaagaagaagaggacgacATG GTGGCTCACAGCACCTGTGGAGACGGGGAGTACAACCTGCGCAGCCGGACGGTGGTCTGCGGCTCCTGCGGACTTCTTTCCGATAAACCTGGGGGCAACTGCTCCGTGAGCTCGGCCTCCCGCTCCTTCCGCAGCGGAGGGATCTCTGAGGGTCTACTGCCTCACTCCTACGTGTTCAGCTCCAGCACCCCTCGCAAG ACGGGAGCCAGAATGGAGAAGTGTCCAATTATGTGA
- the LOC120826820 gene encoding lamin-A isoform X4, producing the protein MATPKNTPRGGSTPLSPNRITRLQEKDDLCNLNDRLAVYIDKVRSLESENAGLRLRITESETEVSRELTGLKAAYEAELADARQTLDAVAKERARLQLELGKTREDYKELKARNTKKESDLAAALQRLKDLEALLNSKDASLTTALGEKRSLDVENRDLKAQVAKLDTSLADAKKQLQDEMLRRVDGENRIQTLKEELEFSRNLHSEELRETKRRHESRVVEMDNGHLQDFESKLAEALTDMRSQHELQIKMYKEEIEKTYNSKLENARQSADRSSHLVGEAHEELQQTRIRLESMSSQLSQLQKQLAAREAKLRDLEDALSRERDTTRHLLGEKDREMAEMRQRMQQQLDEYQELLDVKLALDMEICAYRKLLEGEEQRLRLSPSPPPAKMAGSRSSTSGVQSRSVHYGGQSTPAKRRRPNDTDSEASSIAGGAVARTRIAQQASASGRVTVDEVDMDGKYVKLSNKSDEDQNMGNWQVKRQVGSGAPIIFKFPVKFTLKGGQRVTIWASGAGGTHSPPSDLVWKTQPSWGTGDQFQTTLISANGEEMAMRKVTRTQFEEEEDDMVAHSTCGDGEYNLRSRTVVCGSCGLLSDKPGGNCSVSSASRSFRSGGISEGLLPHSYVFSSSTPRKTGARMEKCPIM; encoded by the exons ATGGCGACACCCAAAAACACTCCCCGAGGTGGCAGCACGCCGCTGTCGCCCAACCGCATCACGCGGCTCCAGGAGAAGGACGACCTGTGCAACCTCAACGACCGCCTGGCCGTCTACATCGACAAGGTCCGGTCCCTGGAGAGCGAGAACGCCGGCCTGCGTCTGCGCATCACCGAGTCGGAGACCGAGGTCAGCCGCGAGCTGACGGGCCTGAAGGCCGCCTACGAGGCCGAGCTGGCCGACGCCCGGCAGACTCTGGACGCCGTGGCCAAAGAGCGAGCGCGTCTGCAGCTGGAGCTGGGCAAGACGCGGGAGGACTACAAGGAGCTGAAGGCGAG GAACACCAAAAAGGAGTCTGATTTGGCCGCAGCGCTGCAGAGGCTCAAAGACCTGGAGGCTCTGCTGAACTCCAAGGATGCGTCGCTGACGACGGCTCTGGGCGAGAAACGAAGCCTCGACGTGGAGAACAGGGACCTGAAGGCGCAGGTCGCCAAG CTGGATACCAGTTTGGCCGATGCCAAAAAGCAGCTGCAAGACGAGATGCTGAGGAGGGTGGACGGAGAGAATCGCATCCAGACCCTCAAGGAGGAGCTGGAGTTTTCGAGGAACCTCCACTCTGAG GAACTGCGGGAGACCAAGCGGCGTCACGAGTCTCGTGTGGTTGAGATGGACAACGGCCACCTGCAGGACTTTGAAAGTAAGCTGGCCGAGGCGCTGACGGATATGCGGAGCCAACACGAACTGCAGATCAAAATGTACAAAGAGGAGATTGAGAAGACCTACAACTCAAAG CTGGAAAATGCTCGTCAGTCCGCGGACAGAAGCAGCCACCTGGTCGGGGAAGCAcacgaggagctgcagcagactcGGATCCGCCTGGAGTCCATGTCCAGTCAGCTCAGCCAGCTGCAGAAACAG CTGGCGGCCCGCGAGGCGAAGCTCAGGGACCTGGAGGATGCCCTGTCTCGGGAGCGAGACACCACCCGCCACCTGCTGGGGGAGAAAGACAGGGAGATGGCCGAGATGAGGCAGCGAATGCAACAGCAGCTGGATGAGTACCAGGAGCTCCTGGACGTCAAGCTGGCTCTGGATATGGAGATATGTGCGtacaggaagctgctggagggagaggagcagag GCTGCGTCTCTCCCCCAGCCCTCCGCCCGCCAAAATGGCGGGGAGTCGCTCGTCGACCTCAGGGGTCCAGTCTCGCTCGGTCCACTACGGCGGTCAAAGCACTCCAGCAAAGAGGCGCCGCCCCAACGACACCGACAGCGAGGCCTCGAGCATCGCAGGCGGAGCCGTCGCTCGCACTCGCATCGCCCAGCAGGCCTCGGCCAGCGGGCGGGTCACCGTGGACGAGGTGGACATGGACGGGAAATACGTCAAACTCAGCAACAAATCGGACGAG GATCAGAATATGGGGAATTGGCAGGTGAAGCGACAGGTGGGGTCCGGAGCTCCGATCATCTTCAAGTTCCCCGTAAAATTCACCCTGAAAGGCGGCCAGAGGGTCACG ATCTGGGCATCTGGTGCTGGTGGAACCCACAGTCCTCCCTCTGACCTGGTGTGGAAGACTCAGCCCTCCTGGGGCACCGGAGACCAGTTCCAGACCACCCTGATCAGCGCCAACGGAGAG GAAATGGCAATGAGGAAGGTCACTCGCACACagtttgaagaagaagaggacgacATG GTGGCTCACAGCACCTGTGGAGACGGGGAGTACAACCTGCGCAGCCGGACGGTGGTCTGCGGCTCCTGCGGACTTCTTTCCGATAAACCTGGGGGCAACTGCTCCGTGAGCTCGGCCTCCCGCTCCTTCCGCAGCGGAGGGATCTCTGAGGGTCTACTGCCTCACTCCTACGTGTTCAGCTCCAGCACCCCTCGCAAG ACGGGAGCCAGAATGGAGAAGTGTCCAATTATGTGA
- the LOC120826820 gene encoding lamin-A isoform X3 translates to MATPKNTPRGGSTPLSPNRITRLQEKDDLCNLNDRLAVYIDKVRSLESENAGLRLRITESETEVSRELTGLKAAYEAELADARQTLDAVAKERARLQLELGKTREDYKELKARNTKKESDLAAALQRLKDLEALLNSKDASLTTALGEKRSLDVENRDLKAQVAKLDTSLADAKKQLQDEMLRRVDGENRIQTLKEELEFSRNLHSEELRETKRRHESRVVEMDNGHLQDFESKLAEALTDMRSQHELQIKMYKEEIEKTYNSKLENARQSADRSSHLVGEAHEELQQTRIRLESMSSQLSQLQKQLAAREAKLRDLEDALSRERDTTRHLLGEKDREMAEMRQRMQQQLDEYQELLDVKLALDMEICAYRKLLEGEEQRLRLSPSPPPAKMAGSRSSTSGVQSRSVHYGGQSTPAKRRRPNDTDSEASSIAGGAVARTRIAQQASASGRVTVDEVDMDGKYVKLSNKSDEDQNMGNWQVKRQVGSGAPIIFKFPVKFTLKGGQRVTIWASGAGGTHSPPSDLVWKTQPSWGTGDQFQTTLISANGEEMAMRKVTRTQFEEEEDDMQVAHSTCGDGEYNLRSRTVVCGSCGLLSDKPGGNCSVSSASRSFRSGGISEGLLPHSYVFSSSTPRKTGARMEKCPIM, encoded by the exons ATGGCGACACCCAAAAACACTCCCCGAGGTGGCAGCACGCCGCTGTCGCCCAACCGCATCACGCGGCTCCAGGAGAAGGACGACCTGTGCAACCTCAACGACCGCCTGGCCGTCTACATCGACAAGGTCCGGTCCCTGGAGAGCGAGAACGCCGGCCTGCGTCTGCGCATCACCGAGTCGGAGACCGAGGTCAGCCGCGAGCTGACGGGCCTGAAGGCCGCCTACGAGGCCGAGCTGGCCGACGCCCGGCAGACTCTGGACGCCGTGGCCAAAGAGCGAGCGCGTCTGCAGCTGGAGCTGGGCAAGACGCGGGAGGACTACAAGGAGCTGAAGGCGAG GAACACCAAAAAGGAGTCTGATTTGGCCGCAGCGCTGCAGAGGCTCAAAGACCTGGAGGCTCTGCTGAACTCCAAGGATGCGTCGCTGACGACGGCTCTGGGCGAGAAACGAAGCCTCGACGTGGAGAACAGGGACCTGAAGGCGCAGGTCGCCAAG CTGGATACCAGTTTGGCCGATGCCAAAAAGCAGCTGCAAGACGAGATGCTGAGGAGGGTGGACGGAGAGAATCGCATCCAGACCCTCAAGGAGGAGCTGGAGTTTTCGAGGAACCTCCACTCTGAG GAACTGCGGGAGACCAAGCGGCGTCACGAGTCTCGTGTGGTTGAGATGGACAACGGCCACCTGCAGGACTTTGAAAGTAAGCTGGCCGAGGCGCTGACGGATATGCGGAGCCAACACGAACTGCAGATCAAAATGTACAAAGAGGAGATTGAGAAGACCTACAACTCAAAG CTGGAAAATGCTCGTCAGTCCGCGGACAGAAGCAGCCACCTGGTCGGGGAAGCAcacgaggagctgcagcagactcGGATCCGCCTGGAGTCCATGTCCAGTCAGCTCAGCCAGCTGCAGAAACAG CTGGCGGCCCGCGAGGCGAAGCTCAGGGACCTGGAGGATGCCCTGTCTCGGGAGCGAGACACCACCCGCCACCTGCTGGGGGAGAAAGACAGGGAGATGGCCGAGATGAGGCAGCGAATGCAACAGCAGCTGGATGAGTACCAGGAGCTCCTGGACGTCAAGCTGGCTCTGGATATGGAGATATGTGCGtacaggaagctgctggagggagaggagcagag GCTGCGTCTCTCCCCCAGCCCTCCGCCCGCCAAAATGGCGGGGAGTCGCTCGTCGACCTCAGGGGTCCAGTCTCGCTCGGTCCACTACGGCGGTCAAAGCACTCCAGCAAAGAGGCGCCGCCCCAACGACACCGACAGCGAGGCCTCGAGCATCGCAGGCGGAGCCGTCGCTCGCACTCGCATCGCCCAGCAGGCCTCGGCCAGCGGGCGGGTCACCGTGGACGAGGTGGACATGGACGGGAAATACGTCAAACTCAGCAACAAATCGGACGAG GATCAGAATATGGGGAATTGGCAGGTGAAGCGACAGGTGGGGTCCGGAGCTCCGATCATCTTCAAGTTCCCCGTAAAATTCACCCTGAAAGGCGGCCAGAGGGTCACG ATCTGGGCATCTGGTGCTGGTGGAACCCACAGTCCTCCCTCTGACCTGGTGTGGAAGACTCAGCCCTCCTGGGGCACCGGAGACCAGTTCCAGACCACCCTGATCAGCGCCAACGGAGAG GAAATGGCAATGAGGAAGGTCACTCGCACACagtttgaagaagaagaggacgacATG CAGGTGGCTCACAGCACCTGTGGAGACGGGGAGTACAACCTGCGCAGCCGGACGGTGGTCTGCGGCTCCTGCGGACTTCTTTCCGATAAACCTGGGGGCAACTGCTCCGTGAGCTCGGCCTCCCGCTCCTTCCGCAGCGGAGGGATCTCTGAGGGTCTACTGCCTCACTCCTACGTGTTCAGCTCCAGCACCCCTCGCAAG ACGGGAGCCAGAATGGAGAAGTGTCCAATTATGTGA